Proteins co-encoded in one Kribbella solani genomic window:
- a CDS encoding FAD-dependent oxidoreductase, which produces MIRSDKRALVVGAGVIGSAIALELSRAGWAVTVIDKFASAGAGSTSASSAIVRYHYNHLPETALAWEAGKRWMDWGGYLGSADPRGLANFIRSGALVLDGALMDREVCLENLRALEIPVEELTPERLRELFPALDISELGPPARVEDDAFWRDPAGELGAYWVPDAGHVDDPQLAALNLAHAAAANGAVFRFKATMRELVVRDGRVGGVVLEDGTTLEADVVINAAGPWSQQVNRIAGALSDFAVSTRPLEQEVISLPLPEGFELGASGTCINDADFGTYFRPHGHTLIVGGMEPECDPLVFLDSPEDARASVRADTWEVQSLRIARRIHGAKVPSRPSGIVGVYDVTEDWIPIYDRTAIPGFYVAIGTSGHGFKQAPIVGEIVARLVDACENGHDHDRDPLTLKGSYSGAEIDLGHFSRLRTAVPQFGMS; this is translated from the coding sequence GTGATTCGTTCGGACAAGCGTGCGCTCGTTGTGGGGGCAGGCGTCATCGGCAGCGCGATCGCGCTGGAGCTGAGCCGCGCCGGGTGGGCGGTCACGGTCATAGACAAGTTCGCCTCCGCCGGCGCGGGCTCGACCAGCGCTTCCTCGGCGATCGTGCGTTACCACTACAACCACCTACCCGAAACCGCGCTCGCGTGGGAAGCGGGCAAGCGGTGGATGGACTGGGGTGGCTATCTGGGATCGGCCGACCCGCGCGGACTCGCCAACTTCATCCGATCGGGTGCGCTTGTCCTGGATGGCGCGCTGATGGATCGCGAGGTATGCCTGGAGAATCTCCGCGCGCTGGAGATCCCGGTCGAGGAACTGACGCCCGAGCGGCTCCGCGAGCTGTTCCCTGCTCTCGACATCTCCGAGCTCGGCCCGCCGGCACGAGTCGAGGATGACGCCTTCTGGCGCGATCCGGCCGGCGAGCTCGGCGCCTACTGGGTGCCCGATGCCGGGCACGTGGACGATCCGCAGCTCGCTGCCCTGAACCTCGCGCATGCCGCGGCGGCGAACGGTGCGGTCTTCCGGTTCAAGGCGACCATGCGGGAACTGGTCGTTCGCGACGGCCGGGTCGGAGGGGTCGTCCTCGAGGACGGTACGACGCTCGAGGCCGACGTTGTCATCAACGCCGCGGGACCGTGGTCACAGCAGGTCAACCGCATCGCCGGCGCGTTGTCCGACTTTGCGGTGTCCACCCGCCCGCTCGAGCAAGAGGTCATCTCGCTACCGCTTCCCGAGGGCTTCGAGCTGGGTGCTTCGGGCACCTGCATCAACGACGCTGATTTCGGTACCTACTTCCGGCCGCACGGTCACACCCTGATCGTCGGCGGCATGGAGCCGGAGTGTGATCCACTGGTGTTCCTCGACAGTCCCGAAGACGCGCGTGCGAGCGTACGTGCGGACACCTGGGAGGTCCAGAGCCTTCGGATCGCCCGCCGGATCCACGGCGCCAAGGTGCCCAGTCGCCCGAGCGGCATCGTGGGCGTGTACGACGTCACCGAGGACTGGATCCCGATCTACGACCGGACTGCGATTCCAGGGTTCTATGTGGCCATCGGAACGAGCGGACACGGGTTCAAGCAGGCCCCGATCGTCGGCGAGATCGTTGCCCGCCTCGTTGATGCCTGTGAGAACGGCCATGACCACGACCGGGATCCGCTGACGCTCAAAGGGTCCTACTCCGGCGCCGAGATCGACCTCGGACACTTCTCCCGCCTTCGCACCGCGGTGCCGCAGTTCGGCATGAGCTGA
- a CDS encoding ABC transporter permease: protein MTSFKKHALRAFALSVSSIFGASILCFVITRVVPGDPARQALGQFASPEQISQFRADNGLDQSLVSQYCTFMVHFVRGDWGFSYSSGAPVRDLITTALPATIELALSAFAFAVLAGLALALLSTYERRRWVDRIVNGIASFGLGAPPFWVALLVLLVFSERIPILPGVEGQVGPRFDIPRRSGFMTIDTLLAADPAAFLSALAHLVLPTFALGIAMLGYLLRVMRVSLIEVSQAAYILSAQAKGLSRWTAFTRHALHNSLLPVLTASGMVLGQLLAGSVLVEAAFQWPGVGNLVVRSISQQDFHLVDVYVLISATAFVLINLVVDVLHAWIDPRILTSEGAR, encoded by the coding sequence ATGACGTCGTTCAAGAAGCATGCGCTGCGCGCGTTCGCGCTGTCTGTCTCGTCGATCTTCGGCGCTTCGATCCTGTGTTTCGTGATCACCCGGGTCGTGCCGGGCGATCCCGCCCGCCAGGCGCTCGGCCAGTTCGCATCACCCGAGCAGATCAGCCAGTTCCGCGCCGACAACGGGCTCGACCAGTCTCTGGTGTCTCAGTACTGCACCTTCATGGTTCATTTCGTCCGCGGCGACTGGGGCTTCTCGTACTCCTCGGGGGCTCCAGTACGGGACCTCATCACGACTGCCCTGCCCGCCACGATCGAGCTGGCGCTGTCTGCCTTCGCGTTTGCCGTGCTCGCGGGCCTCGCGCTCGCCCTGCTGTCGACCTACGAGCGTCGCCGCTGGGTCGACCGGATCGTCAACGGGATCGCCTCCTTCGGACTCGGCGCACCTCCGTTCTGGGTTGCTCTCCTGGTGTTGCTGGTGTTTTCCGAGCGGATCCCGATCCTGCCAGGCGTCGAGGGACAGGTCGGCCCGCGGTTCGACATACCCCGGCGGTCCGGCTTCATGACGATCGACACCCTGCTTGCTGCTGATCCGGCGGCGTTCTTGAGTGCGCTCGCGCACCTGGTGCTGCCGACTTTCGCACTCGGCATCGCCATGTTGGGCTATCTCTTACGGGTCATGCGCGTCAGCCTGATCGAGGTCTCGCAGGCGGCGTACATCCTGTCCGCGCAGGCGAAGGGCCTGAGCAGGTGGACGGCGTTCACCCGCCACGCACTCCACAATTCGTTGCTGCCGGTGCTCACGGCGAGCGGGATGGTCCTGGGCCAACTACTGGCGGGATCAGTGCTCGTCGAGGCCGCGTTCCAGTGGCCGGGAGTAGGCAATCTTGTTGTCAGAAGCATCAGCCAGCAGGACTTCCATCTCGTCGACGTGTACGTGCTGATTTCGGCGACCGCGTTCGTGCTCATCAACCTGGTCGTCGACGTACTGCATGCGTGGATCGACCCTCGGATCCTCACTTCGGAGGGAGCACGGTGA
- a CDS encoding hydantoinase/oxoprolinase family protein, translating to MTAAKSPGLVGTRVAVDVGGTFIDLIQYDPLTGQVAVEKQPSNPDTLADEVLAGLRRLPVSTADVALLIHGSTVAVNTIVQESGARVGVVTTRGFRDVTEIGSGARLEMLNWVYQPPRPLVPRHLRLEVDERMDADGVEIQPLSQDQLLQAVDQLVDEGVEAVAVCFLHSYRNPVHEQEAATAISERYPDLRVTISSDISGEWNELNRFSTAILNAYVQPRFGSYITELLGKLRAEDYENRLPVMQSNGGVIDAARAAELPIRTVQSGPAGGVIGAGLIARSLGLTDVICGDVGGTTYDVAVIRDGAAEERSMMVLNGRPVLSASIDIESIGSGGGSIAWLDPAGALRVGPESAGARPGPVSFGLGGTVPTVTDAQVVLGWLDPDSYLGERMRLDAEGARAAIDRDIASPLGITVEDAAAGILTMAVSKMADAIRRVTIERGVDPRDFTMLSYGGGGGLFAAAVAEQAQCPRVVVPLNPAVFSAWGLLSADFREDKSKTIAAALEEAVAGDFVASVTELEADCTAVLTALGLADSEVAARSRADLRFAGQEHTVTVEIDPAWTESDLIRELSARFSARHKLLYGHADDGAAVELVTLRTTAIAHNPRPRRSLVQPQGAMAPVRHQSVVFAKDRGAEQVPVYARADLNPAEPVPGPAIITEWNTTILVPPTWTAVVLEHGELSLEKESV from the coding sequence ATGACCGCAGCGAAGTCCCCAGGCCTGGTCGGCACCCGAGTCGCCGTGGATGTCGGCGGTACGTTCATCGATCTCATTCAGTACGACCCACTGACCGGGCAGGTGGCGGTCGAGAAGCAGCCGTCGAATCCGGATACGCTCGCGGACGAGGTCCTCGCGGGTCTGCGCCGGCTTCCGGTGTCCACTGCTGACGTCGCGCTCCTGATCCACGGCTCGACGGTCGCGGTCAACACGATCGTGCAGGAGTCCGGCGCCCGGGTAGGCGTCGTCACGACACGCGGGTTCCGCGATGTCACCGAGATCGGCAGCGGCGCGCGGCTCGAGATGCTGAACTGGGTCTACCAGCCGCCGCGCCCCCTGGTGCCCAGGCACTTGCGCCTCGAAGTCGACGAGCGGATGGACGCGGACGGCGTCGAGATCCAGCCACTGTCACAAGACCAGTTGCTCCAAGCCGTCGACCAGTTGGTCGACGAGGGCGTCGAGGCTGTCGCCGTGTGCTTCCTGCACTCGTACCGCAACCCGGTACACGAACAGGAGGCAGCGACGGCGATCTCGGAACGCTACCCCGACCTCCGCGTCACCATCTCTTCGGACATCTCGGGTGAGTGGAACGAGCTCAACCGGTTCTCGACCGCAATCCTCAACGCCTACGTCCAGCCGCGGTTCGGCAGCTACATCACCGAGCTGCTCGGCAAGCTACGAGCAGAGGACTACGAGAACCGCCTGCCTGTCATGCAGTCGAACGGTGGGGTCATCGACGCCGCCCGCGCGGCGGAGCTGCCGATCCGGACAGTTCAGTCGGGCCCTGCCGGCGGGGTGATCGGTGCCGGCCTGATCGCGCGGTCACTCGGCCTCACGGACGTGATCTGCGGAGACGTCGGTGGCACTACGTACGACGTAGCCGTCATCCGGGACGGTGCCGCCGAGGAGCGGTCGATGATGGTCCTGAACGGGCGACCGGTCCTGTCGGCGTCGATCGACATCGAGTCGATCGGGTCCGGCGGCGGGTCGATCGCATGGCTCGATCCCGCGGGAGCCCTTCGGGTCGGCCCGGAGAGCGCCGGCGCCAGACCCGGCCCGGTGAGTTTCGGCCTCGGTGGAACGGTGCCGACCGTGACAGATGCTCAGGTCGTGCTCGGATGGCTCGACCCGGACTCCTACCTCGGCGAGCGGATGCGCCTCGACGCGGAGGGCGCGCGGGCCGCCATCGATCGTGACATCGCCAGTCCGCTGGGCATCACCGTCGAGGACGCCGCTGCCGGGATCCTGACGATGGCAGTGTCGAAGATGGCCGACGCCATCCGCCGCGTGACCATCGAGCGGGGCGTGGACCCGCGCGACTTCACGATGCTCTCCTACGGCGGTGGCGGCGGACTCTTCGCGGCAGCGGTCGCCGAGCAGGCTCAGTGTCCTCGGGTCGTCGTGCCGCTGAACCCCGCGGTCTTCTCCGCCTGGGGTCTGCTCTCCGCCGATTTCCGTGAGGACAAGTCGAAGACGATCGCGGCCGCGCTCGAGGAGGCGGTGGCCGGCGACTTCGTTGCCTCCGTCACCGAACTCGAGGCGGACTGTACGGCCGTACTGACCGCGCTTGGGCTCGCTGACTCCGAGGTGGCGGCGCGGTCAAGGGCCGACCTGCGTTTCGCCGGTCAGGAACACACCGTGACCGTCGAGATCGACCCGGCCTGGACCGAGTCCGACCTGATCCGCGAGCTCAGCGCGCGGTTCAGTGCCCGTCACAAGCTGCTTTACGGGCACGCCGACGACGGTGCGGCCGTGGAGCTCGTGACGCTGCGAACGACAGCGATCGCGCACAACCCCAGGCCCCGACGGTCGTTGGTGCAGCCGCAAGGCGCGATGGCGCCCGTACGGCACCAGAGCGTGGTCTTCGCCAAGGACCGTGGTGCCGAGCAGGTCCCGGTCTACGCCCGGGCTGACCTGAACCCCGCCGAGCCCGTTCCGGGCCCGGCGATCATCACCGAGTGGAACACCACGATCCTGGTACCGCCCACCTGGACCGCGGTCGTCCTCGAACACGGCGAACTGTCGTTGGAGAAGGAGTCAGTGTGA
- a CDS encoding ATP-binding cassette domain-containing protein, giving the protein MPDSRTVLLEAKDLSVAFRARGGQRGEFKHALKNVSLEVRRGERVGVVGESGSGKSTLGTVLAGLRRPDEGTVRFDGTDLATLSSGALRALRSRLQIVLQDPSTSLNPRMSVERIIREGLDVHTRLSEADIAQRVNSAMSSMRLPRLLAPKRPPQLSGGQRQRVAVARSLVLRPDLVILDEPVSALDMSVQAQLLNLLLDVQEAADLTYVFIVHDLRVARWFCDRILVMHEGEIVEAADSETFFERPEHPYSIGLLAAVLNQPPAPKGRTQ; this is encoded by the coding sequence ATGCCGGATAGCCGAACCGTACTGCTCGAGGCAAAAGACCTGAGCGTCGCCTTCCGGGCCCGGGGCGGGCAACGCGGAGAGTTCAAGCACGCCTTGAAGAACGTGTCGCTGGAGGTACGTCGAGGCGAGCGGGTGGGCGTGGTCGGGGAGTCGGGAAGTGGCAAGTCGACCCTCGGGACGGTGCTTGCAGGTCTGAGGCGGCCAGACGAAGGCACGGTCCGGTTCGACGGAACCGACCTCGCGACGTTGTCGAGCGGTGCGCTGCGAGCTTTGCGATCCAGATTGCAGATCGTTCTCCAGGACCCGAGTACGTCCTTGAACCCCCGGATGAGCGTGGAGCGGATCATCCGCGAGGGTCTCGACGTCCATACGCGGCTGAGCGAAGCGGACATCGCACAGCGGGTGAACTCGGCGATGTCGAGCATGCGGCTTCCTCGCCTGCTCGCGCCCAAACGGCCGCCCCAGCTCTCTGGCGGTCAACGGCAGCGAGTGGCGGTGGCAAGGTCTCTGGTCCTCCGGCCGGATCTCGTCATCTTGGACGAACCGGTCTCCGCGCTCGACATGTCGGTCCAGGCGCAGCTACTCAACCTGCTCCTGGATGTGCAAGAGGCAGCGGATCTGACGTACGTCTTCATCGTCCACGATCTGCGCGTTGCCCGGTGGTTCTGCGATCGGATCCTCGTCATGCACGAGGGAGAGATCGTCGAAGCGGCGGACAGCGAGACGTTCTTCGAGCGCCCCGAGCACCCTTACAGCATCGGGCTGCTCGCCGCGGTTCTCAACCAACCACCAGCACCCAAGGGCAGGACACAATGA
- a CDS encoding cupin domain-containing protein, with translation MTIIFRAADLDSADDYEHALLGQPSAQPLSGDIEVGSYLAFESTDGRIESGSWESAPGRSRWEFADRGEFIQVISGRMTVEEDGGHPATLTAGDSAIFPVGWKGTWTVEEHLRKVFVAFKS, from the coding sequence ATGACCATCATCTTCCGGGCAGCCGACCTGGATTCGGCCGACGACTACGAGCACGCCCTGTTGGGGCAGCCCTCCGCGCAACCACTCAGTGGTGACATCGAGGTGGGGAGCTACCTCGCCTTCGAATCGACCGACGGCCGCATCGAGTCCGGTTCCTGGGAATCGGCGCCGGGCCGATCGCGGTGGGAGTTCGCTGACCGAGGCGAGTTCATCCAGGTGATCAGCGGCAGGATGACGGTCGAAGAGGACGGCGGCCATCCGGCGACGCTGACGGCCGGCGACAGCGCCATATTCCCCGTCGGCTGGAAGGGAACCTGGACCGTCGAGGAGCACCTCCGCAAGGTCTTCGTTGCCTTCAAGTCCTGA
- a CDS encoding ABC transporter ATP-binding protein, with product MASDKVLAVSGLGIAYGRGPDTVSGFDLDILPGDRVGIIGESGSGKSTVALGMFGLLPPPGRITKGTVEVHGVDVATMTPRGRRQIHGRTIGLIYQDASTSLDPLKRVGSQVAEAIRAHQDVRGKALTRMVAAALEGVNLLERHARSYPHELSGGMRQRAAIAIALVNNPDLVIADEPTSALDVTTQATVLKLLDERVTTQGCALVLVTHDLGVVADHCDLTIVMHQGRAVERGDTDAVLTKPRHRYTQSLVDCYAALDDNDLERLPTDLLATAEDSAASDKEVGHAG from the coding sequence ATGGCGAGTGACAAGGTGCTTGCAGTCTCCGGCCTGGGCATCGCATACGGCCGGGGCCCTGACACCGTCTCCGGCTTCGACCTCGACATCCTGCCAGGAGACCGGGTCGGGATCATCGGCGAGTCCGGAAGCGGGAAGTCCACTGTTGCCCTCGGCATGTTCGGACTGCTTCCACCGCCTGGACGCATCACGAAGGGGACGGTCGAGGTCCATGGTGTCGACGTCGCCACGATGACCCCACGCGGCCGCCGGCAGATCCACGGAAGAACCATCGGGTTGATCTACCAGGACGCCTCGACCTCACTCGACCCGTTGAAACGCGTGGGATCCCAGGTCGCCGAGGCGATCCGCGCGCACCAGGACGTGCGCGGCAAGGCATTGACCCGGATGGTCGCTGCCGCGCTCGAAGGCGTCAATCTCCTGGAACGTCATGCGCGGAGCTATCCGCACGAGCTCTCCGGAGGGATGCGTCAACGTGCGGCGATCGCGATCGCGCTGGTGAACAACCCGGACCTGGTGATCGCCGACGAGCCGACCAGCGCTCTGGACGTCACCACGCAGGCCACCGTCCTGAAACTCCTCGACGAACGGGTAACGACCCAAGGGTGCGCACTCGTGCTTGTGACCCACGACCTGGGGGTCGTCGCTGACCACTGCGACCTCACGATCGTGATGCATCAGGGCCGAGCCGTCGAGCGAGGGGACACCGATGCGGTACTGACGAAGCCTCGGCACCGCTACACCCAATCGCTCGTGGACTGCTATGCCGCGCTCGACGACAACGATCTCGAGCGGCTGCCCACCGACCTACTGGCCACCGCCGAGGACTCGGCGGCGAGCGACAAGGAGGTTGGCCATGCCGGATAG
- a CDS encoding ABC transporter substrate-binding protein, which translates to MSVVAAVGCSQSTPGNVASRAVRVVSSQIPVSLDPARAVAAVDSTAGSNFYVALTRYGTRSGPDGTKVEDPTKVEPYLAGSWQISPDGKTYDFKLKPGLKFASGAPVDAAAVVYSFKRLLASPGAYYITAGIDGLIKAVTATDDYTVRFVLSQPQPAVLKAWGTAVAAIVDPTVVSSKPKDWLSNHEAGSGPFQLKSYQPGQSLTMVRRPGFEEWAGWTTDAEEVDISYVGDDSSLLLKARSAADVTVGLSNQAADSLRTGSKAIRVVGFDAPLFESLLLSWSRPPFNSLAVRRALTLAVPYDDLLKGPGAGRGQRFYGPIPANIPGYDRALGAPAETNVAEAKRILEKAGVSIPVKATITVDQGSTTEQQLAQIIQSEAKEAGFDFEIRVLTSSQYSEVIYGDGFEAVLRVDSPAVADAGFFLGYSMAYKQPGGFSNPGLINIPKADELLAQARATQDKEKQSRLYSRITELWNAQAPAVPLFTVGQSVALSNSLKSFKYTLGNTMAMYEWGLK; encoded by the coding sequence ATGTCTGTCGTTGCCGCAGTCGGCTGCAGCCAGTCCACGCCCGGGAACGTGGCGAGTCGAGCCGTCCGGGTGGTGAGCAGCCAGATTCCGGTGAGCCTGGACCCCGCGAGGGCGGTGGCCGCCGTCGACTCCACCGCGGGATCCAACTTCTACGTCGCGCTGACCCGATACGGCACAAGATCCGGGCCCGACGGCACCAAGGTCGAGGACCCGACGAAAGTCGAGCCGTACCTGGCCGGCAGTTGGCAGATCTCTCCGGACGGCAAGACGTACGACTTCAAACTGAAGCCGGGGCTCAAGTTCGCTTCAGGCGCACCTGTCGACGCCGCTGCCGTCGTGTATTCGTTCAAGCGGCTGCTCGCCTCGCCGGGAGCCTATTACATCACCGCCGGCATCGATGGGCTCATCAAAGCCGTGACCGCGACCGACGACTACACGGTCCGGTTCGTGTTGTCACAGCCCCAGCCCGCGGTCCTCAAGGCCTGGGGCACCGCTGTCGCCGCGATCGTCGACCCGACCGTTGTCTCCAGCAAGCCGAAGGACTGGCTGAGCAACCACGAGGCCGGCTCCGGACCGTTCCAGCTCAAGTCCTACCAACCGGGGCAGTCCTTGACGATGGTGCGCCGCCCTGGGTTCGAGGAGTGGGCCGGGTGGACCACCGACGCCGAAGAGGTCGACATCTCCTATGTGGGCGACGATTCCTCGCTTTTGCTGAAGGCACGTTCGGCTGCCGATGTGACGGTAGGGCTGAGCAACCAGGCCGCCGACTCGCTCCGTACCGGGTCCAAGGCGATTCGTGTCGTCGGCTTCGATGCTCCGCTGTTCGAGAGCCTGCTGCTGTCATGGAGCCGTCCGCCGTTCAATTCGCTCGCCGTGCGTCGGGCGCTGACCCTTGCCGTTCCGTACGACGACCTGCTGAAGGGCCCGGGGGCGGGGCGGGGGCAGCGCTTCTACGGACCGATCCCGGCCAACATCCCGGGCTACGACCGGGCGTTGGGTGCTCCGGCCGAGACGAACGTTGCCGAGGCGAAACGGATCCTGGAGAAGGCCGGCGTATCGATTCCCGTCAAGGCTACGATCACCGTCGACCAGGGCAGTACGACTGAACAACAGCTGGCGCAGATCATCCAGTCGGAGGCCAAGGAGGCGGGTTTCGACTTCGAGATCCGGGTCCTGACCTCGTCACAGTACTCCGAGGTGATCTACGGCGACGGATTCGAGGCTGTCCTCCGGGTCGATTCACCAGCAGTCGCTGATGCCGGCTTCTTCCTCGGGTACTCGATGGCCTACAAGCAACCCGGTGGGTTCAGCAACCCGGGGCTGATCAACATCCCCAAGGCCGACGAGCTCCTCGCTCAGGCCCGCGCGACTCAGGACAAAGAGAAGCAGAGCAGGCTGTACAGCCGGATCACCGAGCTCTGGAATGCCCAGGCGCCGGCCGTGCCGCTGTTCACCGTCGGTCAGTCGGTCGCGCTGAGCAACTCGCTGAAGTCCTTCAAGTACACGCTCGGCAACACCATGGCAATGTACGAGTGGGGGTTGAAATGA
- a CDS encoding helix-turn-helix domain-containing protein: MAENLQKLVDGFAARFNRSVAVDDAGMNLLAYSAHQGDVDEARITSIMQRTASKGAIEYSIERGAMEATDIFRDPPNLDIGQTIARIAMPIRYENRAVGFIWLMESDGPVTPELHAALREMATEAAFLLRRANALTAMRRDRETDYCLGLMSNDLRVRREVVRDVGEERVLEPADPVVAFYLYTTGVTVGSDAERLAIAVSVDAGRACTAGRKAITMTTERHGLLLVSWPAGSTDDLLRKIGGCIHEAAVGVGGTAADWWVGVGRPTDLEHVPATHSGARRAAHVAGALRSLGSVVTVDELGIYGVLSEVPEDRLRSALDPRYVQLADHNGHDSVLIDTLEMYLDNAGSVQATSKDLHIERASLYYRLRRIQEIAGIDLTDGRDRLSVHCSLKVARLIGLRSAGN; encoded by the coding sequence GTGGCTGAAAACCTCCAGAAGCTGGTCGACGGCTTTGCAGCCCGATTCAATCGATCAGTCGCAGTCGACGACGCCGGCATGAACCTGCTCGCGTACAGCGCGCACCAGGGCGACGTCGACGAGGCTCGGATCACGTCCATCATGCAGCGGACTGCCTCGAAGGGGGCGATCGAGTACTCGATCGAGCGCGGCGCGATGGAAGCCACGGACATCTTCCGCGACCCACCCAATCTCGACATCGGCCAGACGATCGCGCGGATCGCCATGCCGATCCGGTACGAGAACCGAGCCGTTGGATTCATCTGGCTGATGGAGTCGGACGGCCCGGTCACGCCGGAGCTGCACGCGGCATTGCGGGAGATGGCAACGGAGGCAGCCTTCCTGCTGCGCCGGGCCAACGCCCTCACGGCCATGCGCCGTGACCGTGAGACGGACTACTGCCTCGGCCTGATGTCCAACGATCTGCGGGTGCGGCGGGAAGTGGTACGCGACGTCGGTGAGGAGCGGGTGCTCGAACCCGCTGATCCGGTCGTTGCCTTCTACCTCTACACGACCGGAGTCACCGTCGGCAGCGACGCGGAACGGCTTGCGATCGCCGTCAGCGTTGATGCCGGCCGAGCCTGCACCGCGGGGCGCAAGGCCATCACCATGACGACCGAGCGGCACGGGCTGCTGCTCGTCAGCTGGCCGGCCGGATCGACCGACGACCTGCTGCGCAAGATCGGTGGCTGCATCCACGAAGCCGCGGTAGGCGTGGGTGGAACGGCAGCGGACTGGTGGGTCGGGGTCGGACGTCCGACGGACCTGGAACACGTCCCCGCGACGCACTCGGGTGCTCGAAGAGCTGCCCACGTCGCCGGCGCGCTTCGTTCGCTGGGCAGCGTCGTCACGGTCGACGAACTCGGTATCTACGGGGTGCTCTCCGAGGTGCCCGAAGACCGGCTGCGCTCCGCGCTGGATCCCAGGTACGTCCAGTTGGCCGATCACAATGGTCACGACAGCGTCCTGATCGACACTCTCGAGATGTATCTCGACAACGCCGGCAGTGTGCAGGCAACGAGCAAGGACCTGCACATCGAGCGAGCGAGCCTCTACTACCGGCTCCGCAGGATTCAGGAGATCGCAGGCATCGACCTGACCGATGGCCGTGACCGGCTGTCAGTGCACTGCTCGCTGAAGGTCGCCCGCCTGATCGGACTGCGTTCAGCCGGCAACTGA
- a CDS encoding ABC transporter permease — protein MILGRSPGEATRAFGSTPRIGIRIVRWRPSLSYAAIVMLVLVGASLTAGWWWNGSVYGTDPSAALHAPSLSHPMGTDTLGRDVMARVFAGARVSLGAGLVTAVAATVAGSLLGVLAGLRGGALDFVVCRVSDALMAFPPLILAVGVAAGLGAGLLPACFGIALGSMPYVLRICRADAIRVRGSGFVAAARALGVPPPQIVRRHVLPHVLPSILVQGAATCSFAVIALAGLGFIGLGAQLPTPEWGTMITEGSAPLVAGQWWISIFPGVLLLIATVCVNAMADEFQERLGGTREMAL, from the coding sequence ATGATCCTCGGGCGCAGTCCGGGCGAAGCCACCAGGGCGTTTGGCAGTACGCCGCGGATCGGCATCCGGATCGTACGGTGGCGGCCGAGCCTGAGTTATGCGGCCATCGTGATGCTCGTGCTGGTCGGAGCAAGCTTGACCGCCGGCTGGTGGTGGAACGGCTCCGTTTACGGCACTGATCCGAGTGCCGCGCTGCACGCGCCGAGCCTCAGCCACCCGATGGGAACTGACACGCTGGGCCGGGATGTCATGGCACGAGTGTTCGCGGGCGCTCGCGTATCGCTCGGAGCAGGTCTCGTCACTGCCGTGGCCGCAACCGTGGCCGGCAGCCTTCTCGGTGTTCTGGCCGGACTGCGCGGCGGAGCCCTTGATTTCGTGGTGTGCAGGGTCTCGGACGCGCTGATGGCCTTCCCGCCGCTGATCCTCGCCGTCGGTGTCGCGGCCGGCCTCGGAGCGGGCCTGCTGCCGGCGTGTTTCGGGATCGCCTTGGGCTCGATGCCGTACGTCCTGCGGATCTGCCGCGCGGACGCCATCCGGGTCCGGGGCAGCGGCTTCGTGGCCGCCGCCCGCGCGCTCGGGGTGCCACCGCCGCAGATCGTACGCCGGCACGTCCTCCCGCACGTCCTGCCCTCGATCCTGGTCCAAGGAGCGGCCACCTGCTCGTTCGCCGTCATCGCGCTCGCCGGACTGGGCTTCATCGGACTCGGTGCGCAGCTCCCGACTCCTGAGTGGGGAACCATGATCACCGAAGGCTCGGCGCCGCTTGTCGCCGGGCAGTGGTGGATCAGCATCTTCCCCGGTGTACTGCTGCTGATCGCGACCGTCTGTGTCAACGCGATGGCCGACGAGTTCCAGGAACGGCTCGGTGGCACTCGGGAGATGGCGCTATGA